Proteins encoded within one genomic window of Gallus gallus isolate bGalGal1 chromosome 1, bGalGal1.mat.broiler.GRCg7b, whole genome shotgun sequence:
- the PRCP gene encoding lysosomal Pro-X carboxypeptidase isoform X1 gives MLQMLCLRLLLLLLLLGSLGALLAPRRRRGVAPLPAPYLTRYLTQQIDHFGFDENLTFQQRYLIADQHWKKDNGPILFYTGNEGDITWFCNNTGFMWDVAEELNAMLVFAEHRYYGESLPFGNESFSDSKHLNYLTSEQALADFAVLIEYLKETIAGARHSPVIAIGGSYGGMLAAWFRMKYPHVVVGALAASAPIWQFGDLVPCGAYFTIVTNDFKKSGTGCSESIRNSWNAINHLSSTDVGLQWLSRTFHLCSPLKNLQDAAMLKTWLSETWIDLAMVDYPYKADFLQPLPAWPIREVCKFLKDPSLSDKLLLQNIFQAINIYYNYTGEASCFDMSETATKNLGQLGWYYQVCTEMVMPMCTDGVHDMFEPQKWDFEALSDECFRLWGVRPRPSWILSMYGGKNISSHSNIIFSNGGLDPWSAGGVTQNVTDSLVAIVIPDGAHHLDLRSRNPCDPKSVQQARALEVHYMKQWIAEAKHQH, from the exons ATTGATCACTTTGGATTTGATGAAAACCTTACGTTCCAGCAGCGATATCTGATAGCAGATCAGCACTGGAAGAAAGACAATGGGCCGATACTGTTTTATACAGGCAATGAAGGAGACATCACATGGTTCTGTAACAACACG GGTTTTATGTGGGATGTGGCTGAAGAACTTAATGCCATGTTAGTATTTGCTGAACACAGATATTATGGAGAATCCTTGCCCTTTGGAAACGAATCTTTCAGT GATTCCAAGCATCTGAATTACCTGACCTCAGAACAAGCTCTGGCAGACTTTGCAGTACTAATTGAGTACTTAAAGGAGACCATTGCAGGAGCCCGTCACAGTCCTGTCATAGCCATTGGAGGGTCTTATGGGGGAATGCTGGCAGCCTGGTTTCGGATGAAATACCCCCATGTGGTAGTTGG AGCACTGGCAGCCTCTGCCCCAATCTGGCAGTTTGGTGATTTGGTTCCCTGTGGTGCTTACTTTACCATAGTGACGAATGATTTCAAGAAGAGTGGGActggctgctcagaaagcatCCGGAATTCCTGGAATGCCATTAACCACCTTTCCTCAACAG ATGTAGGTTTACAGTGGCTTTCCAGGACGTTTCATTTGTGCAGCCCATTGAAGAATCTTCAGGATGCGGCTATGTTGAAAACTTGGCTGAGTGAAACATGGATAGACTTGGCTATGGTGGACTATCCCTATAAAGCTGACTTCTTACAGCCTCTACCAGCTTGGCCTATACGG GAAGTTTGCAAGTTCTTAAAGGACCCCAGTCTCTCTGACAAATTGTTGctgcagaatattttccagGCAATAAACATCTACTACAATTATACAGGAGAAGCCTCCTGCTTTGACATGTCTGAGACTGCAACAAAGAATCTGGGCCAGTTGGGTTGGTACTATCAG GTCTGTACTGAGATGGTGATGCCCATGTGCACAGATGGTGTCCATGACATGTTTGAGCCCCAGAAATGGGACTTTGAGGCACTTTCAGATGAATGTTTCAGGCTGTGGGGAGTGAGGCCTCGTCCCTCTTGGATTCTTTCTATGTATGGAGGGAAAAACATCAGTTCACACAGCAACATCATCTTCAG CAATGGCGGCCTGGATCCGTGGTCTGCAGGTGGGGTGACCCAGAACGTCACTGATTCCCTCGTGGCAATTGTGATCCCAGATGGAGCTCATCACCTGGACCTACGTAGCCGCAACCCTTGTGATCCCAAATCTGTGCAACAAGCTCGGGCTTTGGAAGTCCACTACATGAAGCAGTGGATTGCAGAGGCCAAGCACCAGCACTGA
- the PRCP gene encoding lysosomal Pro-X carboxypeptidase isoform X2: MWDVAEELNAMLVFAEHRYYGESLPFGNESFSDSKHLNYLTSEQALADFAVLIEYLKETIAGARHSPVIAIGGSYGGMLAAWFRMKYPHVVVGALAASAPIWQFGDLVPCGAYFTIVTNDFKKSGTGCSESIRNSWNAINHLSSTDVGLQWLSRTFHLCSPLKNLQDAAMLKTWLSETWIDLAMVDYPYKADFLQPLPAWPIREVCKFLKDPSLSDKLLLQNIFQAINIYYNYTGEASCFDMSETATKNLGQLGWYYQVCTEMVMPMCTDGVHDMFEPQKWDFEALSDECFRLWGVRPRPSWILSMYGGKNISSHSNIIFSNGGLDPWSAGGVTQNVTDSLVAIVIPDGAHHLDLRSRNPCDPKSVQQARALEVHYMKQWIAEAKHQH, from the exons ATGTGGGATGTGGCTGAAGAACTTAATGCCATGTTAGTATTTGCTGAACACAGATATTATGGAGAATCCTTGCCCTTTGGAAACGAATCTTTCAGT GATTCCAAGCATCTGAATTACCTGACCTCAGAACAAGCTCTGGCAGACTTTGCAGTACTAATTGAGTACTTAAAGGAGACCATTGCAGGAGCCCGTCACAGTCCTGTCATAGCCATTGGAGGGTCTTATGGGGGAATGCTGGCAGCCTGGTTTCGGATGAAATACCCCCATGTGGTAGTTGG AGCACTGGCAGCCTCTGCCCCAATCTGGCAGTTTGGTGATTTGGTTCCCTGTGGTGCTTACTTTACCATAGTGACGAATGATTTCAAGAAGAGTGGGActggctgctcagaaagcatCCGGAATTCCTGGAATGCCATTAACCACCTTTCCTCAACAG ATGTAGGTTTACAGTGGCTTTCCAGGACGTTTCATTTGTGCAGCCCATTGAAGAATCTTCAGGATGCGGCTATGTTGAAAACTTGGCTGAGTGAAACATGGATAGACTTGGCTATGGTGGACTATCCCTATAAAGCTGACTTCTTACAGCCTCTACCAGCTTGGCCTATACGG GAAGTTTGCAAGTTCTTAAAGGACCCCAGTCTCTCTGACAAATTGTTGctgcagaatattttccagGCAATAAACATCTACTACAATTATACAGGAGAAGCCTCCTGCTTTGACATGTCTGAGACTGCAACAAAGAATCTGGGCCAGTTGGGTTGGTACTATCAG GTCTGTACTGAGATGGTGATGCCCATGTGCACAGATGGTGTCCATGACATGTTTGAGCCCCAGAAATGGGACTTTGAGGCACTTTCAGATGAATGTTTCAGGCTGTGGGGAGTGAGGCCTCGTCCCTCTTGGATTCTTTCTATGTATGGAGGGAAAAACATCAGTTCACACAGCAACATCATCTTCAG CAATGGCGGCCTGGATCCGTGGTCTGCAGGTGGGGTGACCCAGAACGTCACTGATTCCCTCGTGGCAATTGTGATCCCAGATGGAGCTCATCACCTGGACCTACGTAGCCGCAACCCTTGTGATCCCAAATCTGTGCAACAAGCTCGGGCTTTGGAAGTCCACTACATGAAGCAGTGGATTGCAGAGGCCAAGCACCAGCACTGA